Proteins co-encoded in one Meiothermus sp. genomic window:
- the topA gene encoding type I DNA topoisomerase, with amino-acid sequence MPDSTLIVVESPAKAKSIQKMLGAGYEVRASKGHVADLPERELGVDIRADFTPQYEVKKDKQPVVNELKRAARGKRVLIATDPDREGEAIGWHVARLLGLDPQTPLRVEFHEITPKVVRAAVQNPRPIDLSLVDAQQARRVLDRLVGYQLSPVLSMEFRRRALSAGRVQSVALRLLVEREQEIEAFVPQEYWSIEGLFESENQQFKAMLYSVGQERVQSGEKFLITTEQQAQDIVQQAKALQNYRISSIERRERRRNAPPPFITSTLQQAASSQLGWTASRTMRVAQKLYEGVDLPEGTVGLITYMRTDSTRVSQEALAEVREFIPNHFGPAYLPEKPNFFASKKAANAQEAHEAIRPTSTQRTPDALRKHLSEEEYKLYKLIWQRFVASQMTPAIFDQTTVNIGGQDLVFRAVGSVLKFDGYLRVYGREEGDDAENQLPPLQENALARLLEVTPEQHFTEPPPRYTDASLVKTLEEMGIGRPSTYAPTIDTLERRGYLERAGKSLKPTPLGREVTGYLVKSFPDVVAYDFTAQLESRLDEIEEGKAAWPKVVREFYEPFLKDFAKVPQKLCPKCGRPMELKVSRFGQFLGCTGYPECKHTERLELKKEPEPLGEACPACQVGQLVRRHGRYGSFISCSRYPECKYTRDEAPSTGIECPKCHAGEVVQKTSKRGKPYFRCNSPACDFLSFDPLLPDKCPLCGWNEVAKGRSGKRACSNPGCERYGGPDLKTLGQRGSKSSAKTTRKAKGKAKSNTKSGATWADLEPLISKVGLTSEQAEVARRTQGQQKQVAAVAKALNQPEEAVLKLFRQAMFKLRMEYGKARKEAETVGA; translated from the coding sequence ATGCCGGATTCAACCTTAATTGTAGTGGAATCACCCGCCAAAGCAAAAAGCATTCAAAAAATGCTGGGGGCTGGGTATGAGGTGCGGGCCAGCAAGGGCCATGTGGCCGATTTACCCGAGCGCGAGCTAGGTGTGGATATTCGGGCAGATTTTACGCCCCAGTACGAGGTTAAAAAAGATAAGCAGCCGGTAGTAAACGAGCTCAAGCGGGCCGCTCGAGGCAAACGGGTGCTCATCGCAACTGACCCCGACCGCGAGGGCGAAGCCATCGGCTGGCATGTAGCTCGACTGCTGGGCCTCGACCCCCAAACCCCCTTGCGGGTGGAGTTTCACGAAATTACCCCCAAGGTGGTTCGGGCTGCTGTGCAGAACCCACGCCCCATCGATTTGAGCCTGGTAGATGCCCAACAAGCCCGCAGGGTGCTCGACCGACTGGTGGGTTATCAGCTCTCACCAGTGCTCAGTATGGAATTCAGGCGCCGGGCCCTATCGGCGGGCCGGGTACAGTCGGTTGCGCTACGGCTTTTGGTCGAACGGGAACAGGAGATCGAGGCCTTTGTTCCACAGGAATACTGGAGTATAGAGGGTCTCTTTGAGTCGGAGAACCAGCAGTTCAAGGCCATGCTTTACAGCGTGGGCCAGGAGCGGGTTCAGTCTGGCGAGAAATTCCTGATTACCACTGAGCAGCAAGCCCAGGATATCGTACAGCAGGCGAAGGCCCTACAAAATTACCGTATCAGCAGCATCGAGCGACGCGAGCGGCGCCGCAATGCCCCCCCACCCTTCATTACTTCCACCCTACAGCAGGCTGCCAGCAGCCAGCTGGGCTGGACGGCCAGCCGTACCATGCGTGTAGCCCAGAAGCTCTATGAAGGGGTAGATCTGCCCGAGGGCACCGTGGGCCTCATCACTTACATGCGCACCGACTCCACTCGAGTCTCACAAGAGGCCCTGGCCGAAGTACGCGAGTTCATTCCGAACCATTTTGGCCCGGCTTATCTACCCGAGAAACCCAACTTTTTTGCCAGCAAAAAAGCCGCCAATGCGCAGGAAGCACACGAAGCCATCCGTCCCACTTCCACCCAGCGCACCCCGGACGCGCTGCGCAAGCACCTTAGCGAGGAAGAGTACAAACTTTACAAGCTTATCTGGCAGCGTTTTGTAGCCTCCCAGATGACCCCTGCCATCTTTGACCAAACTACGGTGAATATCGGCGGCCAAGACCTAGTCTTCCGGGCCGTGGGGTCGGTGCTCAAGTTCGATGGCTACTTGCGGGTGTACGGGCGTGAAGAAGGTGACGATGCCGAGAATCAGCTCCCCCCTCTGCAGGAAAATGCACTGGCCAGGTTGCTGGAAGTAACCCCCGAGCAACATTTCACCGAACCGCCTCCGCGCTATACCGACGCCAGTCTGGTTAAAACCCTCGAGGAGATGGGCATTGGACGGCCCTCCACTTACGCCCCCACCATTGATACCCTCGAGCGCCGGGGTTACCTCGAGCGTGCCGGTAAATCGCTGAAACCCACCCCACTGGGCCGCGAGGTAACAGGCTATCTGGTCAAGAGCTTCCCCGACGTGGTGGCCTACGACTTTACTGCCCAGCTCGAGTCTCGCCTCGACGAAATCGAAGAGGGCAAAGCTGCCTGGCCCAAGGTGGTGCGGGAGTTTTACGAGCCCTTCCTCAAAGACTTTGCCAAGGTTCCCCAGAAGCTCTGCCCCAAGTGCGGGCGGCCCATGGAGCTCAAGGTCTCGAGGTTTGGTCAGTTTTTGGGCTGCACTGGCTATCCCGAATGCAAGCACACCGAGCGGCTCGAGCTCAAAAAAGAACCTGAGCCTCTAGGAGAAGCCTGTCCCGCCTGCCAGGTAGGGCAGTTGGTACGCCGGCATGGCCGCTATGGCAGCTTTATTAGCTGTAGCCGCTACCCCGAGTGCAAATACACCCGCGACGAAGCCCCTTCCACCGGGATCGAATGCCCCAAATGCCATGCGGGCGAGGTCGTGCAAAAAACCAGCAAGCGGGGCAAGCCCTACTTCCGCTGTAACAGTCCAGCCTGTGACTTTTTGTCGTTCGACCCCTTGCTGCCCGACAAGTGTCCTTTGTGTGGCTGGAACGAGGTAGCCAAAGGCCGCTCGGGCAAGCGGGCTTGCTCCAACCCGGGCTGCGAGCGCTACGGCGGGCCCGATCTAAAGACCCTGGGCCAGCGTGGCTCCAAAAGCAGCGCCAAAACCACCCGTAAAGCCAAAGGCAAGGCCAAAAGTAACACCAAGTCTGGGGCAACCTGGGCTGACCTCGAGCCCTTAATCAGCAAGGTGGGTCTCACCTCTGAGCAGGCCGAAGTAGCCCGCCGCACCCAGGGCCAGCAAAAGCAGGTGGCTGCCGTAGCCAAAGCGCTCAATCAGCCTGAAGAAGCCGTTTTGAAGCTCTTCCGCCAGGCCATGTTCAAGCTGCGCATGGAGTACGGCAAAGCCCGCAAAGAAGCCGAAACCGTAGGAGCTTAG